In Burkholderia contaminans, the following proteins share a genomic window:
- the tssF gene encoding type VI secretion system baseplate subunit TssF codes for MEELLPYYERELSFLRRYSRDFAERYPKIAARLALSGEHCEDPHVERMIESFALLGARINKKLDDDYPEFTEALLEVLYPHYLRPFPSCSIAQFTPASPGQQTEPVVIDRGTELKSRPIRGVQCRFRTAYDVTLAPIRISEARYTPVALAPSATVLPSNATGVISITFESLAAQLDLGALKLPTLRAHLHGEQSFVAALTDCLFVNVLGAYVEPERNGRWTALRKLPIAHAGFDEDDALIDYPAKSHPAYRLLTEYFAFPDKFDFVDFDLAAIARASGRCQRATLHLVLQDVRSDSHVARLLELLTASHFRLFCTPIVNLFRQHGEPIRITHRAVSYPVIAEARRAFAYEVYSIDSVKLVRQQAHEESVIEFRPFYSLHHGESARIGHYWFARRNDWVAQKSPGYETEISIVDIDFEPTSPQTDTLSLDLTCTNRDLPAMLAFGLEGGDLFQEGGAQTSGISLLRRPTQSVRFERGRAAHWRLVSHLALNHVSLVAHGLAPLKEMLTLYDLRRTAVSMRQIDGLAGVEQRGAVQWLPGKPFATFVRGIEIRLTIDEEHFVGASLASFVRVLDSFFGLYVHLNSFVQLVVVSKRTGEEIIRCKPRTGESILA; via the coding sequence ATGGAAGAATTGCTGCCGTATTACGAGCGCGAATTATCGTTTTTGCGGCGCTATTCGCGAGATTTCGCCGAACGCTATCCGAAGATCGCGGCGCGGCTCGCGCTGTCCGGCGAGCATTGCGAGGATCCGCACGTCGAGCGGATGATCGAGTCGTTCGCGCTGCTCGGCGCGCGCATCAACAAGAAGCTCGACGACGATTACCCGGAATTCACCGAAGCGCTGCTGGAAGTGCTGTATCCGCACTACCTGCGGCCGTTCCCGTCGTGCTCGATCGCGCAGTTCACGCCGGCGTCGCCCGGCCAGCAGACCGAACCGGTCGTGATCGATCGCGGCACCGAGCTGAAGAGCCGCCCGATCCGCGGCGTGCAATGCCGGTTCCGCACCGCCTATGACGTGACGCTCGCGCCGATCCGCATCTCGGAAGCCCGCTACACGCCGGTCGCGCTCGCGCCGAGCGCGACGGTGCTGCCGTCCAATGCGACGGGCGTGATCTCGATCACGTTCGAATCGCTCGCCGCGCAGCTCGATCTCGGCGCGCTGAAGCTGCCGACGCTGCGCGCGCACCTGCACGGCGAGCAGTCGTTCGTCGCCGCGTTGACCGACTGCCTGTTCGTCAACGTGCTCGGCGCGTATGTCGAGCCCGAGCGCAACGGCCGCTGGACCGCGCTGCGCAAGCTGCCGATCGCGCACGCCGGCTTCGACGAGGACGACGCGCTGATCGACTACCCGGCGAAATCGCATCCCGCGTATCGCCTGCTCACCGAATACTTCGCGTTCCCCGACAAGTTCGATTTCGTCGACTTCGACCTCGCGGCGATCGCGCGCGCGAGCGGCCGCTGCCAGCGCGCGACGCTGCATCTCGTGCTGCAGGACGTGCGCAGCGATTCGCACGTCGCGCGGCTGCTCGAACTGCTGACGGCGAGCCACTTCCGGCTGTTCTGCACGCCGATCGTCAACCTGTTCCGCCAGCACGGCGAGCCGATCCGCATCACGCATCGCGCGGTGTCCTACCCGGTGATCGCCGAGGCGCGGCGCGCGTTCGCGTACGAGGTGTATTCGATCGATTCGGTGAAGCTCGTCAGGCAGCAGGCGCACGAGGAGTCGGTAATCGAGTTCCGGCCGTTCTATTCGCTGCATCACGGCGAATCGGCGCGGATCGGCCATTACTGGTTCGCGCGCCGCAACGACTGGGTCGCGCAGAAGAGCCCCGGCTACGAAACCGAGATTTCGATCGTCGATATCGATTTCGAGCCGACGTCGCCGCAGACCGACACGCTGAGCCTCGATCTCACCTGTACGAACCGCGACCTGCCGGCGATGCTCGCGTTCGGGCTCGAAGGCGGCGACCTGTTCCAGGAAGGCGGTGCGCAGACGAGCGGCATTTCACTGCTGCGCCGCCCGACGCAGAGCGTGCGCTTCGAGCGCGGTCGCGCCGCGCACTGGCGGCTCGTGTCGCACCTCGCGCTCAATCACGTGTCGCTGGTCGCGCACGGCCTCGCGCCGCTGAAGGAAATGCTGACGCTGTACGACCTGCGGCGCACCGCCGTGTCGATGCGCCAGATCGACGGCCTCGCCGGCGTCGAGCAGCGCGGCGCCGTGCAGTGGCTGCCCGGCAAGCCGTTCGCGACCTTCGTGCGCGGCATCGAGATCCGCCTGACGATCGACGAGGAACACTTCGTGGGCGCGAGCCTGGCCTCGTTCGTGCGTGTGCTCGACAGCTTCTTCGGGCTGTACGTGCACCTCAACAGTTTCGTTCAACTAGTCGTCGTGTCGAAGCGCACCGGCGAGGAGATCATCCGATGCAAGCCCCGGACCGGCGAATCGATCCTGGCGTAG
- the tssE gene encoding type VI secretion system baseplate subunit TssE — protein MKRFEPSFLDKLFDDEPHLPASAAMRQLSLDELKNTVARDVEAILNTRIAHTENELATLPECQKSVLTYGLNDFAGLSLASHYDRAFICKSIQQAIARHEPRLQQVQVTFELNEQATNALYFAIQALLVVHPAEEPVSFDAMLQPSTLQYSVTRARAARMQ, from the coding sequence ATGAAACGATTCGAACCCAGTTTTCTCGACAAGCTGTTCGACGACGAACCGCACCTGCCGGCCTCGGCAGCGATGCGGCAATTGTCGCTGGATGAGCTCAAGAACACGGTCGCCCGCGACGTCGAGGCGATCCTCAATACCCGTATTGCGCACACCGAGAACGAGCTGGCCACGCTGCCGGAGTGCCAGAAGTCGGTGCTGACCTACGGGCTGAACGATTTCGCGGGGCTGAGCCTCGCGAGTCACTACGATCGCGCGTTCATCTGCAAGTCGATCCAGCAGGCCATCGCGCGCCACGAGCCGCGCCTGCAGCAGGTGCAGGTGACGTTCGAGCTGAACGAGCAGGCCACCAACGCGCTTTACTTCGCGATCCAGGCGCTGCTCGTCGTGCACCCGGCCGAGGAGCCGGTGAGTTTCGACGCGATGCTGCAGCCCTCCACGCTGCAGTATTCGGTCACGCGCGCACGCGCCGCAAGAATGCAGTAA
- the icmH gene encoding type IVB secretion system protein IcmH/DotU, whose product MSYAPSLFGDNAPAPLHTPASTDASFQARSLLDLLYDGFFMLFLLKNGREPESAGEFSTRIQEFLSDFERGAKKLNIAAEDVYGAKFAFCAAIDEMVLSSQFKIRTEWERRPLQLVLFGEQLAGEKFFQYLEDCRAQGAARLQSLEVFHMCLLLGFQGKYLLEGPEKLAYLTARLGDEIAHMKGKRAPFAPHWPLPDQIAHRLKREVPVWAIGAVFALVALLGYLGLNTYLKDKTLQALAPYSQVIKVGPESANLTISLP is encoded by the coding sequence ATGAGCTACGCGCCTTCCCTGTTCGGCGACAACGCGCCGGCACCCCTGCATACGCCGGCGTCGACCGACGCCTCGTTCCAGGCCCGCTCGCTGCTCGACCTGCTGTACGACGGGTTCTTCATGCTGTTCCTGCTCAAGAACGGGCGGGAGCCGGAGAGCGCGGGCGAGTTCAGCACGCGCATCCAGGAATTCCTGTCGGACTTCGAGCGCGGGGCGAAGAAGCTGAATATCGCCGCTGAAGACGTGTACGGCGCGAAGTTCGCGTTCTGCGCGGCGATCGACGAGATGGTGCTGTCGTCGCAGTTCAAGATCCGCACGGAGTGGGAACGCCGGCCGCTGCAGCTCGTGCTGTTCGGCGAGCAGCTCGCGGGCGAGAAGTTCTTCCAGTATCTCGAGGATTGTCGCGCGCAGGGCGCGGCGCGGCTGCAGTCGCTCGAGGTATTTCATATGTGCCTGCTGCTGGGGTTCCAGGGGAAGTATCTGCTCGAGGGGCCGGAGAAGCTGGCTTACCTCACTGCGCGGCTGGGGGACGAGATTGCGCATATGAAGGGCAAGCGGGCGCCGTTTGCGCCGCATTGGCCGCTGCCGGATCAGATCGCGCACCGACTCAAGCGTGAGGTGCCGGTTTGGGCGATTGGGGCGGTTTTTGCGCTGGTTGCGCTGCTTGGGTATCTTGGGCTCAACACGTATCTCAAGGACAAGACGCTGCAGGCGCTGGCGCCTTATTCGCAAGTCATCAAGGTCGGGCCGGAGTCGGCTAATTTGACGATTTCGTTGCCTTGA
- a CDS encoding DUF7716 domain-containing protein: MSTTLATVVSLKHILERPGDFSGWLYLPPTPWTLDTEGAFSEDTKDAGDDAVSAIARQPGWHVALDSATIEDIVINAHDQIDEPSAAQLFDAFVFYVDNDAFILF; the protein is encoded by the coding sequence ATGTCGACCACCCTCGCGACCGTCGTGTCGCTGAAACACATTCTCGAACGCCCGGGCGATTTCTCCGGATGGCTCTATCTCCCGCCGACGCCATGGACGCTCGACACGGAGGGGGCATTCTCCGAAGACACCAAAGACGCCGGAGACGATGCAGTGTCGGCCATTGCCCGGCAGCCCGGCTGGCACGTGGCGCTGGATAGCGCGACGATCGAGGACATCGTGATCAACGCGCACGACCAGATCGACGAACCGAGCGCGGCGCAGTTGTTCGACGCGTTCGTGTTCTACGTCGATAACGACGCGTTCATCCTGTTCTGA
- the tssK gene encoding type VI secretion system baseplate subunit TssK, translating to MSYSAKVLWGEGLFLRPQHFQRQDAYHEARLFESIQAIQPYNWGVRSVRIDRDALGSNVLRVAELALVFPDGALYAAPQADDLPPPIALDTLPDGINEFVFYLALHPLRENGTNYSDDPAAGFMTRFVSEQTSVGDNFTDAAEADITFLKTQVKLIAHSEPRDQLLSVPLVRVRRTATSGFEIDDSFVPPCLAIDASPILHQRLRQLVDALQAKVNALYGFHREPSKNIIEFRSGDIASFWLLHTANAAFATLAHLHQHSALHPERLFQELLRLAGQLMTFSKGYTLADLPVYRHDDPGPSFARLDLMLRELLDTVISTRYFAITLDEVRPSFHLGRLDSGKIDDKTEFYLAVSADMPSVELVDAVPARFKVGAPDDVDKLVLSAMPGVRLSYTPQVPPAIPVRPGACYFALDSRSPLYERMLQAQSAMIYAPTGINDLKFELIAVTS from the coding sequence ATGAGTTATTCGGCCAAGGTGCTGTGGGGGGAAGGGCTGTTCCTCCGGCCTCAACACTTTCAGCGGCAGGACGCGTACCACGAAGCGCGCCTGTTCGAATCGATCCAGGCGATCCAGCCGTACAACTGGGGCGTGCGCTCGGTGCGCATCGACCGCGACGCGCTCGGCAGCAACGTGCTGCGGGTGGCCGAGCTGGCGCTCGTGTTCCCGGACGGCGCGCTGTATGCCGCGCCGCAGGCCGACGACCTGCCGCCGCCGATCGCGCTGGACACGCTGCCTGACGGCATCAACGAGTTCGTGTTCTATCTCGCGCTGCACCCGCTGCGCGAGAACGGCACCAACTACAGCGACGATCCGGCCGCCGGCTTCATGACGCGCTTCGTCAGCGAGCAGACGAGCGTCGGCGACAACTTCACCGACGCCGCCGAAGCCGACATCACGTTCCTGAAGACGCAGGTCAAGCTGATCGCGCACAGCGAACCGCGCGACCAGCTGCTGTCGGTGCCGCTCGTGCGGGTGCGCCGCACCGCGACGTCCGGTTTCGAGATCGACGACAGCTTCGTGCCGCCGTGCCTCGCGATCGACGCGTCGCCGATCCTCCACCAGCGGCTGCGCCAGCTCGTCGACGCGCTGCAGGCGAAGGTAAACGCGCTGTACGGCTTCCACCGCGAGCCGTCGAAGAACATCATCGAATTCCGCTCGGGCGACATCGCGTCGTTCTGGCTGCTGCACACCGCGAACGCCGCGTTCGCGACGCTCGCGCACCTGCACCAGCATTCGGCGCTGCACCCCGAGCGGCTGTTCCAGGAACTGCTGCGCCTCGCAGGTCAGCTGATGACGTTCTCGAAGGGCTACACGCTCGCCGACCTGCCGGTGTACCGCCATGACGATCCGGGCCCGAGCTTTGCGCGTCTGGACCTGATGCTGCGCGAGCTGCTCGACACCGTGATTTCGACGCGCTACTTCGCGATCACGCTCGACGAGGTGCGCCCGTCGTTCCACCTCGGCCGCCTCGATTCCGGCAAGATCGACGACAAGACCGAGTTCTACCTGGCGGTGTCCGCGGACATGCCGAGCGTCGAGCTCGTCGATGCGGTGCCGGCCCGCTTCAAGGTCGGCGCGCCCGACGACGTCGACAAGCTCGTGCTGTCGGCGATGCCCGGCGTGCGGCTCTCGTACACGCCGCAGGTGCCGCCCGCAATTCCGGTGCGCCCCGGCGCATGCTACTTCGCGCTCGATTCGCGTAGCCCGCTGTACGAGCGCATGCTGCAGGCCCAGTCCGCGATGATCTACGCGCCGACTGGCATCAATGACCTGAAATTCGAACTGATCGCGGTCACATCATGA
- the tssC gene encoding type VI secretion system contractile sheath large subunit produces MNQQTAAAQASGAEYAAGTSLLDDIVEKSKVAKSDSEHARAKDLIGELVHQVLDGTVIVSDNLSATIDARVAELDRLISTQLSAVMHAPEFQRLESTWRGMDYLVKESNTGQTIKIKALHAPKRDLVRDFKGASEFDQSALFKKVYEEEFGTFGGSPFGALIGDYEISRQPEDMYFIEQMSHVAAAAHAPFIASASPELLGLESFSDLGKPRDLGKVFDTVEYAKWKSFRDAEDSRYVGLTLPRFLGRLPFNPKDGQTAENFNFVEDVDGTDHDKYLWCNAAWAFAARLTAAFDDFGWCAAIRGVEGGGLVEDLPTHTFKTDDGEVALKCPTEIAITDRREKELSDLGFIPLVHCKNSDYAAFFAAQSVQKPKKYSTDSANANAVLSAQLQYIFSVSRVAHYLKAMMRDKIGSFASAQNVETFLNRWISQYVLLDDNASQEQKAQFPLREASIQVSEIPGKPGSYRSVAFLRPHFQLDELSISLRLVADLPKPANS; encoded by the coding sequence ATGAACCAGCAAACGGCTGCGGCCCAAGCGAGCGGCGCGGAATACGCCGCCGGGACTTCGCTGCTCGACGACATCGTCGAGAAGAGCAAGGTCGCGAAATCCGATTCCGAGCATGCGCGTGCGAAGGACCTGATCGGCGAACTCGTGCACCAGGTGCTCGACGGCACGGTGATCGTGTCGGACAACCTGTCGGCCACGATCGACGCGCGCGTCGCGGAACTGGACCGCCTGATTTCCACGCAGCTTTCCGCAGTGATGCACGCGCCGGAATTCCAGCGCCTCGAAAGCACGTGGCGCGGGATGGACTACCTGGTCAAGGAAAGCAACACCGGCCAGACGATCAAGATCAAGGCGCTGCACGCACCGAAGCGCGACCTCGTGCGCGATTTCAAGGGCGCGAGCGAGTTCGACCAGAGCGCGCTGTTCAAGAAGGTCTACGAAGAAGAATTCGGCACGTTCGGCGGCTCGCCGTTCGGTGCGCTGATCGGCGATTACGAGATCTCGCGCCAGCCGGAAGACATGTACTTCATCGAGCAGATGTCGCACGTTGCAGCGGCCGCGCATGCGCCATTCATCGCGTCGGCATCGCCCGAGCTGCTCGGCCTCGAGTCGTTCTCCGACCTCGGCAAGCCGCGCGACCTGGGCAAGGTGTTCGATACGGTCGAATATGCGAAGTGGAAGTCGTTCCGCGACGCCGAAGATTCGCGCTACGTCGGCCTGACGCTGCCGCGCTTCCTCGGCCGCCTGCCGTTCAATCCGAAGGACGGCCAGACCGCGGAGAACTTCAACTTCGTCGAGGACGTCGACGGCACCGACCACGACAAGTACCTGTGGTGCAACGCCGCGTGGGCGTTCGCTGCGCGCCTGACGGCCGCATTCGACGACTTCGGCTGGTGCGCGGCGATCCGCGGCGTCGAAGGCGGCGGCCTCGTCGAGGATCTGCCGACCCACACGTTCAAGACCGACGACGGTGAAGTCGCGCTGAAGTGCCCGACCGAAATCGCGATCACCGATCGCCGCGAGAAGGAGCTGAGCGACCTCGGCTTCATCCCGCTCGTCCATTGCAAGAACTCAGATTACGCCGCGTTCTTCGCTGCGCAGTCGGTGCAGAAACCCAAGAAATACAGCACCGACAGCGCGAATGCGAACGCCGTCCTGTCCGCCCAGCTTCAGTACATCTTCTCGGTATCGCGCGTCGCGCACTACCTGAAGGCGATGATGCGGGACAAGATCGGCAGCTTCGCATCGGCGCAGAACGTGGAGACTTTCCTCAACCGGTGGATTTCGCAGTACGTCCTGCTCGACGACAACGCCTCGCAGGAACAGAAAGCGCAATTTCCGCTGCGCGAGGCATCCATACAAGTGTCGGAGATTCCGGGCAAGCCGGGCTCGTATCGTTCGGTCGCGTTCCTGCGCCCGCACTTTCAGCTCGACGAACTCTCGATTTCTCTGCGACTTGTCGCTGATCTGCCCAAACCGGCAAATTCATAA
- the tssJ gene encoding type VI secretion system lipoprotein TssJ translates to MRSLMIRYALPLVACALLAGCAAAPLLGSAASAVMSAAGIGKPELPDAQKPPRNLGITLAAAPNLNAATDNKPLALVVRLYTLKDPTSFQQAPFDAFTDPTKEKAALGADLLNVREITLIPGQRYTATEKVSREAQAFGIVALFRDPALQRWKLTFDPVKSEKSGIIIGLHNCAMTVTDGTVIAPQQGAPSQPLNLLSSVSCG, encoded by the coding sequence ATGAGATCGCTGATGATTCGCTACGCGCTGCCACTGGTTGCCTGCGCCCTTCTGGCCGGATGCGCGGCCGCCCCGCTGCTCGGCTCCGCCGCCAGCGCCGTGATGTCCGCGGCCGGCATCGGCAAGCCCGAGCTGCCCGACGCGCAGAAGCCCCCGCGCAACCTCGGCATCACGCTCGCCGCGGCGCCGAACCTGAATGCCGCGACCGACAACAAGCCGCTCGCGCTCGTCGTGCGGCTCTATACGCTGAAGGACCCGACGTCGTTCCAGCAGGCGCCGTTCGACGCATTCACGGATCCGACCAAGGAAAAGGCCGCATTGGGCGCGGATCTGCTGAACGTGCGTGAAATCACGCTGATTCCGGGCCAGCGCTATACGGCGACCGAGAAGGTTTCGCGCGAGGCGCAGGCATTCGGCATCGTCGCGCTGTTCCGCGATCCCGCACTGCAACGATGGAAACTGACGTTCGACCCGGTGAAGTCGGAGAAATCCGGCATAATCATCGGCCTGCATAATTGCGCGATGACGGTCACCGACGGCACTGTCATCGCACCGCAACAGGGTGCGCCTTCACAACCGCTGAATTTGCTTTCTTCGGTCTCCTGCGGTTAA
- a CDS encoding Hcp family type VI secretion system effector, with the protein MLHMHLQFGSPAVKGESADKDHQGWIELKSWDHSIVQPRSATASTAGGHTMTRCEHGDMIFTKEIDSSSPLLYQHASGGTTFDEVTVHFSRADGEGKRVQYLEVKLKYVIISSIAPSVREEGLPLETFSLKYAAVQWKQTQQKIGGNQGGNTQGAWSLTKNDKTYAV; encoded by the coding sequence ATGTTACATATGCACTTGCAGTTTGGTAGTCCCGCGGTGAAGGGCGAATCCGCGGACAAGGACCACCAGGGCTGGATCGAACTGAAGTCATGGGATCACTCGATCGTTCAGCCGCGTTCGGCAACCGCATCGACCGCTGGCGGTCACACGATGACGCGTTGCGAACACGGCGACATGATCTTCACGAAGGAAATCGATTCGTCGAGCCCGCTGCTGTACCAACACGCTTCGGGCGGCACCACGTTCGACGAGGTGACGGTCCATTTCTCGCGCGCTGACGGTGAAGGCAAGCGCGTGCAGTATCTGGAAGTCAAGCTCAAGTACGTGATCATCTCGAGCATCGCCCCGAGCGTTCGCGAAGAAGGTCTGCCGCTCGAGACGTTCTCGCTGAAGTACGCAGCTGTGCAGTGGAAGCAAACCCAGCAGAAGATCGGCGGCAACCAGGGCGGCAACACGCAAGGCGCCTGGAGTCTGACGAAGAACGACAAGACCTACGCGGTCTAA
- the tssG gene encoding type VI secretion system baseplate subunit TssG yields the protein MQAPDRRIDPGVVDALLDEPHRFEFFQAVRVLEGLFARQASDAPGAWRQGDVVAQRIEFRNTLSLGFPPSEIEGARSFDDDGTHLDTGEARGAALAAGELGHVELTPAFFGLLGGQGALPLHYTEQIVAREHLKRDHAARAFFDVFSNRATALFYAAWKKYRLPFHYELDRDERYLPLLLAIAGVPSDEVRDSLAAGVGGVLDEAVAGYALAARHRPMSAAYLQRTLSDYFRVPVKIDQFVGKWYDVPPDQLSVLGEVNAVLGGTALVGERVWQRDMRARIVVGPLSKRDYEAFLPGGAHAIALERMLTLLAGVTLEYEVKLVLKRTEVGASVLGAGSRLGWDAFLCTRDAIEDRSDARYELHVIH from the coding sequence ATGCAAGCCCCGGACCGGCGAATCGATCCTGGCGTAGTCGACGCGCTGCTCGACGAACCGCACCGCTTCGAGTTCTTCCAGGCCGTGCGCGTGCTCGAAGGGCTGTTCGCGCGACAGGCGTCGGATGCGCCCGGCGCGTGGCGGCAGGGCGACGTGGTCGCGCAGCGCATCGAATTCCGCAACACGCTGTCGCTCGGCTTTCCGCCGAGCGAGATCGAAGGCGCGCGCTCGTTCGACGACGACGGCACCCACCTCGACACGGGCGAGGCGCGCGGCGCCGCACTCGCGGCCGGCGAGCTCGGCCACGTCGAGCTGACGCCCGCGTTCTTCGGGCTGCTCGGCGGGCAGGGCGCGCTGCCGCTGCACTACACCGAGCAGATCGTCGCGCGCGAGCATCTGAAGCGCGACCATGCGGCGCGCGCGTTCTTCGACGTGTTCTCGAACCGCGCGACCGCGCTGTTCTATGCCGCGTGGAAGAAATACCGGCTGCCGTTCCATTACGAGCTCGACCGCGACGAACGCTATCTGCCGCTGCTGCTCGCGATCGCGGGCGTGCCGAGCGACGAGGTGCGCGACAGCCTCGCGGCCGGCGTGGGCGGCGTGCTCGACGAGGCCGTGGCCGGCTATGCGCTCGCCGCGCGGCACCGGCCGATGTCGGCCGCCTACCTGCAGCGCACGCTGTCCGACTATTTCCGCGTGCCGGTGAAGATCGACCAGTTCGTCGGCAAGTGGTACGACGTGCCGCCTGACCAGCTGAGCGTGCTCGGCGAAGTCAACGCGGTGCTCGGCGGGACGGCGCTCGTCGGCGAACGCGTGTGGCAGCGCGACATGCGCGCGCGGATCGTCGTCGGCCCGCTGTCCAAGCGCGACTACGAGGCGTTCCTGCCTGGCGGCGCGCACGCCATCGCACTGGAGCGGATGCTGACGCTGCTCGCCGGCGTCACGCTCGAATACGAAGTGAAGCTCGTGCTCAAGCGCACCGAAGTCGGCGCGAGCGTGCTCGGCGCAGGCTCGCGGCTCGGCTGGGACGCATTCCTCTGCACGCGCGACGCGATAGAGGACCGCTCCGACGCCCGCTACGAACTGCACGTGATTCACTGA
- the tssB gene encoding type VI secretion system contractile sheath small subunit, with amino-acid sequence MAKKESIQKSLQKIRPPRVQLTYEVEKGDAIEVKELPFVVGVVGDLAGQSEIEQPKLRDRKFVNIDRDNFDDVMKAIEPRAAFQVENRLSPEGGKFAVDLKFRSLSDFSPDEVVEQVEPLRRLLEARSKLADLRNKLAGNDKLEDLLSEVLKNTQQLQELAKGTGSDKDGE; translated from the coding sequence ATGGCCAAGAAAGAAAGCATTCAGAAAAGCTTGCAGAAAATACGGCCGCCGCGCGTCCAATTGACCTACGAGGTCGAGAAGGGCGATGCGATCGAGGTGAAGGAACTGCCGTTCGTCGTCGGGGTCGTCGGCGATCTGGCGGGCCAGTCCGAAATCGAGCAGCCGAAGCTGCGCGACCGTAAATTCGTCAACATCGATCGCGACAATTTCGACGACGTGATGAAGGCGATCGAGCCGCGTGCCGCGTTCCAGGTGGAAAACCGCCTGAGCCCGGAAGGCGGCAAGTTCGCGGTCGACCTGAAGTTCCGTTCGCTGTCGGATTTCAGCCCGGACGAAGTCGTCGAACAGGTCGAGCCGCTGCGCCGCCTGCTCGAGGCGCGCTCGAAGCTCGCCGACCTGCGCAACAAGCTCGCCGGCAACGACAAGCTCGAGGATCTGCTGTCCGAGGTGCTGAAGAACACGCAGCAGCTGCAGGAGCTCGCGAAGGGCACGGGCAGCGACAAAGACGGCGAATGA
- a CDS encoding immunity protein Imm33 domain-containing protein, with product MEQWNSQDLLKLQQDTCKRLALPEAASEEMVAVAISTLEKMPVYGTRIVLSEGGNISWFFHCGEYSDGDDFYQPVHAEHLSELLPSVLKYLRLPPGSKFIIDDQGYEDVWMVQ from the coding sequence ATGGAACAGTGGAATTCGCAGGACTTGCTCAAGCTTCAGCAAGACACATGCAAACGGCTGGCTCTTCCAGAGGCGGCCTCCGAGGAGATGGTTGCTGTCGCAATCTCGACGCTAGAGAAAATGCCAGTGTATGGGACACGGATAGTATTGTCGGAAGGAGGGAACATCAGTTGGTTCTTTCACTGCGGCGAATACTCTGACGGGGATGATTTTTATCAGCCTGTGCATGCAGAGCACCTGTCGGAACTGCTCCCTTCCGTATTGAAATATTTGCGACTTCCGCCAGGATCAAAGTTCATCATTGATGATCAAGGGTACGAAGACGTGTGGATGGTCCAGTGA
- a CDS encoding tetratricopeptide repeat protein — protein sequence MKDRLFAKLSGVVVACGVIAGCASQPPAPPTADVFNKSLADADAVAKAGDQDKALGLYQQLAKSDPTREEPWSRIAQIQFAQNHYGQAIVAAQEALQRDATDRQAKSVLAVAGLRIATQSLGELRQDSSLAGDAKSDAQALAKQLRDTLGESALFPPETKVVKPRPPRRAVHRAKNGAAPAAEAAATSTPTPPATPQKGGADPFGALRN from the coding sequence ATGAAAGACCGTCTCTTCGCAAAACTGTCTGGGGTAGTAGTGGCTTGCGGCGTGATCGCCGGCTGTGCGAGCCAGCCCCCCGCGCCGCCGACCGCCGACGTGTTCAACAAGTCGCTGGCGGATGCGGACGCAGTTGCGAAGGCAGGGGACCAGGACAAGGCCCTCGGCCTGTATCAGCAGCTCGCGAAGTCGGATCCGACGCGCGAAGAGCCGTGGTCGCGCATCGCGCAAATCCAGTTCGCCCAGAACCACTACGGTCAGGCAATCGTTGCCGCGCAGGAAGCGCTGCAGCGCGACGCGACCGACCGTCAGGCAAAGAGCGTGCTGGCCGTGGCCGGCCTGCGGATCGCGACGCAGTCGCTCGGCGAGCTGCGCCAGGATTCGTCGCTCGCGGGTGACGCGAAGTCCGATGCGCAGGCGCTCGCGAAGCAGCTGCGCGATACGCTGGGCGAATCGGCGCTGTTCCCGCCGGAAACGAAGGTCGTGAAGCCGCGCCCGCCGCGCCGTGCCGTTCATCGTGCGAAGAACGGCGCTGCACCTGCGGCCGAAGCAGCGGCGACCAGCACGCCGACGCCGCCCGCCACGCCGCAGAAGGGCGGCGCGGACCCGTTCGGCGCACTGCGCAACTGA